From one Nonomuraea polychroma genomic stretch:
- a CDS encoding serine/threonine-protein kinase: MQHSHPLRPGGGAWAAAVAWACLPLFTCGLATPFTIGFAAFWLRSVVQAVAACAYLVAIGSFVIPVISYDDVDSIPQPLDAVATVGLFVSWMGGVIHSGILVPMMVRARFKPPVHMQHIQHRQHGQHGQHQRPMPHVDLRQRTTAPTYQRRPGEPEWIGHYRVLKPLGRGGQGAVYLAAAPNGARVAVKVLHDLVDETARARFAREVEAARRVATFSTARVLDVNITGQYPYIVSEYVEGPSLEQLVRKYGPRDEDGLTRLALSTAGALAAIHKAGIVHRDFKPSNVLIGHDGPRVIDFGIARALDQMTMTSGKMVGTPPYMSPEQLSGETVGPASDVFSWAVTIMFAATGRPAFGEDSVPAVFNRVLTVHPDLSPLPPALRGIVGTCLNKRPEERPSASDVMLAIIH, from the coding sequence ATGCAGCACAGCCATCCGCTCCGTCCCGGTGGCGGGGCGTGGGCGGCCGCCGTCGCGTGGGCCTGCCTGCCCCTGTTCACGTGCGGGCTGGCGACCCCGTTCACCATCGGGTTCGCGGCGTTCTGGCTGCGCAGCGTGGTCCAGGCCGTCGCCGCCTGCGCCTACCTGGTGGCCATCGGCTCGTTCGTCATCCCGGTGATCTCGTACGACGACGTCGACAGCATTCCTCAGCCGCTGGATGCGGTGGCGACCGTTGGGCTGTTCGTCAGCTGGATGGGCGGTGTCATCCACTCCGGGATCCTCGTGCCGATGATGGTGCGGGCGCGGTTCAAGCCACCTGTGCACATGCAGCACATACAGCACAGACAGCACGGACAGCATGGACAGCACCAGCGGCCCATGCCGCACGTGGATCTGCGGCAGCGGACCACCGCGCCCACCTACCAGCGGCGGCCCGGGGAGCCTGAGTGGATCGGGCACTATCGGGTGCTCAAGCCGCTCGGACGTGGTGGGCAGGGGGCTGTCTACCTGGCCGCGGCGCCCAACGGGGCGCGGGTCGCCGTGAAGGTGCTGCACGATCTGGTCGACGAGACGGCGCGGGCGAGGTTCGCACGGGAGGTGGAGGCGGCCCGGCGAGTGGCGACGTTTTCCACAGCCCGGGTGCTCGATGTGAACATCACCGGCCAATACCCCTACATCGTCAGCGAATACGTGGAAGGACCGTCGCTGGAGCAACTCGTCAGGAAGTACGGGCCGCGCGACGAGGACGGCCTCACTCGGCTGGCGTTATCCACAGCAGGGGCGCTGGCGGCCATCCACAAGGCGGGCATCGTTCACCGCGACTTCAAGCCGAGCAACGTGCTGATCGGGCACGACGGGCCACGGGTGATCGACTTCGGGATCGCGCGGGCGCTCGACCAGATGACCATGACGTCCGGGAAAATGGTGGGGACGCCGCCTTACATGTCGCCCGAGCAGTTGTCCGGGGAGACGGTGGGGCCGGCCTCCGACGTGTTCAGCTGGGCAGTGACGATCATGTTCGCGGCCACGGGGCGGCCGGCGTTCGGGGAGGACTCCGTGCCTGCGGTCTTCAACCGAGTGCTCACGGTTCATCCTGATCTGTCGCCGTTGCCGCCTGCGTTGCGCGGGATTGTGGGGACTTGCCTCAACAAGCGGCCTGAGGAGCGGCCGTCGGCCTCCGATGTGATGCTGGCGATCATCCACTGA